One Candidatus Acidiferrales bacterium genomic window, ACAATAAACTTATAAATATGGCGAAGATCTTCGATGGCGTCGCCCATGCGGTGCGATGAAAGGAGATCCGCCGGGTTGGGCGGGACGGGACCTGTGGGAATGGCATCGAGATTCGCTACCGTCGGATGGGGAACAATGATGTCACGCAGCGGAGAGACACCGGCCAAGTATGAGCTTAACCCGATCACGTTTCCGCGCCCATTGAGCAAATCCAGTGCGGAGTGAACTCCCGGCTTGCGGAGGTCGCAATCCGCCAGCAGAGTGCGATCGCCCAGTTGCGCAAGAGTGACGGCGAGATTCGCGGCTGCGGTCGTCTTGCCTTCCTGCGGCAATGCGCTGGTTACCAAGATGACCTGAGGAGGATGCTCGGCCTGGGAAAGCAGGAGGGATGTTCGCAATCCGCGGAAGGCCTCCGAAACCATGGATTTCGGTTGCTGCATGGAAATGAATTCCACACGCGAATCCGAGACATTGCTCAAGGCCCCAGCGGAACGCGAAATGCCAGCCAAAGCGCGGCGCGCGCTTCCGTTGGTCAGCGCAGGTACCACGGCAAGCGAAGGAAGTCCCGTGAGGATTTGAACATCGTCCGGAGACTTGACGGTATTGTCGAGATATTCGCGGAGGAATGCCAGCCCGCAGCCGCCGACGAGTCCTACGAGGAGAGACAGAAGAATATTGCGCGCCTTTTGCGGCTGCGCAGGCGTGGAGGGCACAAGCGCCGGATCCACGACGCGGATATTGCTCGAACGGAGCCCGGCGGAGATACCTGCTTCCTTCAGCTTCTGAAGCAAGCCATCGTAAAGCTCCTTATTCGTGTCGGCGTCGCGCTTCAGCAGATTGTATTGCACGAGCTTCTGCGCCATGTTGTCAGCGAGAGCTTCCTGGTGGTTCAAGTCGCGTTCAAGCAAAACTTCGCGCGCCTGCGTCTCGGCATATTCGTCGTCGATCTGATGAATGATGGCCTGCTTGGCCGTTGCCAATTGCTTGTTCAAGTTGTCTTCTTGGGCTTTGAGAATCTGGACTTTAGGATAATTCGGGCCAAATTGACTCAGGGCTTGCGCGTACTGGACATCGACCACAGATTTCTGTTTCACGAGATCCTGCACGACCGGGCTCGTCAGAACAGCGGGCAATGAATCCGCGTTGGGTGAATGCGCTAATTCATAGCTCGCCTCTTTTAGAGCGAGTTCCGTTTGCGCCTCTGTCAGCGCGTGGCTTAGATCTGCGAGCTTTTGAGTGGTGGTGTTTTGATTGGCGTCGACCATCCAGATCTGGTTGTCGCGCTCGTAATTGACTTCTGCATTTTCGGAACTTTCCATTTTCTGGCGCAAATCTTCGAGCTCGGAAGAA contains:
- a CDS encoding polysaccharide biosynthesis tyrosine autokinase; protein product: MEEASKLTPMERRRDSLAVVSPAGPVSWEQGPRDPNLLDYFLILRKHQWMILTFLLTVVTIVTIASFKMKPVYLASARVEVDREVENPLPFQNADSYDMYIDLDTYIETQTKILQSETLAMKTIRAMDLARYPEFGGNPAELANIGPNQQVPAILGQFLSRLSVKRVPNSRLIEVQFAAEDPQLAALVVNTHLQTYKEENFKSRYDSTMQASDFLSSELEDLRQKMESSENAEVNYERDNQIWMVDANQNTTTQKLADLSHALTEAQTELALKEASYELAHSPNADSLPAVLTSPVVQDLVKQKSVVDVQYAQALSQFGPNYPKVQILKAQEDNLNKQLATAKQAIIHQIDDEYAETQAREVLLERDLNHQEALADNMAQKLVQYNLLKRDADTNKELYDGLLQKLKEAGISAGLRSSNIRVVDPALVPSTPAQPQKARNILLSLLVGLVGGCGLAFLREYLDNTVKSPDDVQILTGLPSLAVVPALTNGSARRALAGISRSAGALSNVSDSRVEFISMQQPKSMVSEAFRGLRTSLLLSQAEHPPQVILVTSALPQEGKTTAAANLAVTLAQLGDRTLLADCDLRKPGVHSALDLLNGRGNVIGLSSYLAGVSPLRDIIVPHPTVANLDAIPTGPVPPNPADLLSSHRMGDAIEDLRHIYKFIVIDSPPILAATDAVITSALADGVLLVVRSRSTPKEALTRTRELLSSVKGRILGVILNRVDSGEPDYYYSYRYYPDAYGHGDEPDDAKVSPPAGTIS